In Lysobacter firmicutimachus, one genomic interval encodes:
- a CDS encoding winged helix-turn-helix domain-containing protein → MTTPWPADACYLQQDDLIVDLRYRRLIGPDQSVEVPQRVFDLFLLFLSEPHKLHSRSGLFERLWSGTIVEDTNLSQNVWLLRKALGESRKNWIRTVAKSGYVFEPPGPLRWFQQLPPAAGVAAAAGEAASVVAERADAPQILLESADVQAVPAVIAREPTAPDRIVLHESVQSDSTPSASARSLKRRYRWGAGAAGLALLCVVAALLLGRPWQGAAGRAERSMAVVAMRDPSAATPWAATLLEQWLSWKLDSLPEVNLLTESDLAAGGGPASVDVVFLSSERMPDEAGRIAVYARVLQDGKERRFEVEGDRSEVPALVDSLSRQVMARLVPEHKQPWPVLQLSAQAAERYARMAEARRQRDWMAVAKNGAEVVEMAPRFGLARLQLAEAQAELYNSAAANEQMQAAVRLLAPVPADVAAQLQAQRLAIDPFSERNALEAYSALVERYPRKTAYQLEHIGLLLSAGRPKDAQVRLAAMPNVREPVSVRIAKDQLRADAYRMMGELDRSRAVATAAEKITRDLGPGWTLERADTLLTLAIADTYQHPERGASPWYSKAAELYDQAGNSTRALHSRFLAQMTALPQPGSDAGMDELLARARAGGYRRLELIALMASATRASGRGDVVTHRARLQQAYAVAEAAGDVHSMRQISVILLSGLIQSGRFAEADASIARLRDADLQTGAVYLYGQHVARLASLRGRYREALSALDDAEKLQSDAAGPADTGMRASLSCIRADVLLSLGRLPEARQSLARCAKANYRFAGATATLGESRLEWLSGDRTRAVALLDEAQKAPVMGAIGKWTHLIGIAEIATRLGDGDRAERIYAQLRPQLQPTGYAVLIAAARVGQAESAATRGDWAQSRVHAAEAHQLIPGDAWSLRSRLDLLEAWDARERGDLAGAAVAAAKLHQQARRFGDVATELQVHRLLPAGAIQNDCDAAQREALVARTGMRGAGAGWLDP, encoded by the coding sequence ATGACCACACCGTGGCCTGCCGATGCCTGTTATCTGCAGCAGGACGACTTGATCGTCGACCTGCGATACCGGCGTCTGATCGGCCCCGATCAGAGCGTGGAAGTGCCACAGCGGGTGTTCGACCTGTTCCTGCTGTTTCTCAGCGAGCCGCACAAGCTGCACAGTCGCTCCGGACTGTTCGAGCGGCTGTGGTCCGGCACGATAGTGGAAGACACCAATCTGTCGCAGAACGTCTGGCTGCTGCGCAAGGCCTTGGGCGAGTCGCGCAAGAACTGGATCCGCACGGTCGCCAAGAGCGGTTACGTGTTCGAGCCGCCCGGGCCGCTGCGCTGGTTCCAGCAGCTGCCGCCGGCGGCGGGCGTCGCCGCCGCTGCGGGCGAGGCCGCGTCCGTCGTTGCGGAACGGGCCGACGCGCCGCAGATTCTGCTGGAGAGCGCCGATGTGCAGGCGGTCCCGGCGGTGATTGCACGCGAACCGACCGCGCCCGACCGGATCGTGTTGCACGAATCCGTACAGTCGGATTCGACGCCTTCGGCTTCGGCACGGTCGCTGAAACGCCGTTACCGGTGGGGGGCGGGCGCCGCCGGGCTGGCTCTGCTTTGCGTCGTCGCCGCACTGCTGCTGGGGCGGCCCTGGCAGGGAGCGGCGGGCCGCGCGGAGCGATCGATGGCGGTGGTGGCGATGCGCGACCCGAGTGCGGCGACGCCGTGGGCGGCTACGTTGCTCGAGCAATGGCTGTCGTGGAAGCTGGACAGCCTGCCCGAAGTGAACCTGTTAACCGAAAGCGATCTGGCGGCCGGCGGTGGGCCTGCGTCGGTCGACGTGGTTTTCCTGTCGTCGGAGCGGATGCCGGACGAAGCCGGCCGGATCGCCGTCTATGCGCGGGTGTTGCAGGACGGCAAGGAGCGGCGTTTCGAGGTCGAGGGCGATCGGTCCGAAGTTCCGGCGCTGGTCGATTCGCTGTCGCGCCAAGTCATGGCCCGGCTGGTGCCGGAACACAAGCAGCCCTGGCCGGTGTTGCAACTCAGTGCGCAGGCGGCCGAGCGCTACGCCCGGATGGCGGAGGCGCGTCGCCAGCGGGACTGGATGGCAGTGGCGAAAAACGGGGCGGAGGTCGTCGAGATGGCGCCGCGCTTCGGTCTGGCGCGCTTGCAGCTCGCCGAAGCGCAGGCCGAGTTGTACAACTCGGCGGCGGCGAACGAACAGATGCAGGCGGCGGTGCGGTTGTTGGCGCCGGTGCCGGCCGACGTTGCGGCGCAACTGCAGGCGCAACGCCTCGCCATCGATCCGTTCAGCGAGAGGAACGCGCTGGAAGCCTATTCGGCGCTGGTCGAACGGTATCCGCGCAAGACGGCCTATCAACTGGAGCATATCGGCCTGCTGCTCTCGGCAGGCCGGCCGAAGGACGCGCAGGTGCGGTTGGCGGCGATGCCCAATGTCCGTGAGCCGGTCAGCGTGCGGATCGCCAAGGATCAACTCCGCGCCGATGCTTACCGAATGATGGGCGAGCTGGACCGGTCGAGAGCGGTGGCCACCGCGGCGGAGAAGATCACCCGCGACCTGGGCCCCGGTTGGACGCTGGAGCGTGCGGACACCCTGTTGACCCTGGCGATCGCCGATACGTATCAGCATCCCGAACGCGGCGCGTCGCCGTGGTACTCGAAAGCGGCCGAACTCTACGACCAGGCGGGCAATTCGACCCGGGCCCTGCATTCGCGGTTCCTTGCGCAAATGACCGCGTTGCCCCAACCGGGCAGCGACGCCGGCATGGACGAACTGCTGGCGCGGGCGCGCGCGGGCGGCTACCGCCGGTTGGAGCTCATCGCGCTGATGGCCAGCGCGACCCGGGCCTCCGGCAGGGGCGACGTAGTCACTCATCGGGCCAGGCTGCAGCAGGCCTATGCCGTGGCCGAGGCCGCCGGCGACGTGCATTCGATGCGCCAGATCAGCGTCATACTGCTGAGCGGATTGATCCAGTCGGGCCGGTTCGCCGAAGCCGATGCCAGCATCGCCCGGCTGCGCGACGCGGACCTGCAGACCGGCGCCGTGTACCTGTACGGACAGCATGTCGCGAGGCTGGCCTCTCTGCGCGGGCGCTACCGGGAGGCGTTATCCGCGCTGGACGATGCGGAGAAGCTGCAGTCGGACGCGGCGGGACCGGCGGACACGGGCATGCGGGCGAGCCTGAGCTGCATCCGAGCCGATGTCCTGCTCTCGTTGGGGCGCCTGCCGGAGGCGCGGCAAAGCCTGGCGCGCTGCGCGAAAGCCAATTACCGCTTCGCCGGGGCGACCGCGACGCTCGGCGAAAGCCGCCTGGAATGGCTCTCCGGCGATCGCACACGCGCCGTCGCCTTGCTGGATGAGGCGCAGAAGGCTCCGGTCATGGGCGCTATAGGCAAGTGGACGCACCTGATCGGCATCGCCGAGATCGCGACGCGCCTGGGCGACGGCGACCGCGCTGAGCGCATTTACGCGCAACTGCGGCCTCAGTTGCAGCCGACCGGGTACGCGGTGTTGATCGCGGCGGCGCGCGTCGGCCAGGCCGAAAGCGCAGCGACGCGCGGCGATTGGGCGCAAAGCCGGGTGCACGCCGCGGAGGCGCACCAGCTGATCCCTGGCGACGCCTGGTCGCTGCGCAGTCGTTTGGATCTGCTCGAGGCCTGGGACGCACGCGAACGCGGCGACCTGGCCGGGGCCGCGGTCGCCGCCGCCAAGCTGCACCAGCAGGCCCGGCGTTTTGGCGACGTGGCGACGGAACTGCAAGTCCACCGCCTGCTGCCGGCCGGCGCCATACAAAACGACTGCGACGCCGCGCAGCGCGAAGCCCTGGTCGCGCGTACCGGCATGCGCGGTGCCGGCGCCGGGTGGCTGGACCCGTAG
- a CDS encoding DUF1800 domain-containing protein: protein MLIARIRTGAPGCAAMALLTLALTACERPAPTPPGARESQLATPPLAVTSQTRAVSATAVESDAAAARFLAQATFGPTLEDIAHLRSLGSYERWIDEQFAQPPSSHARYLHVLQPDPPDTGLSDDQRLEGWLQMAMGGPDGLTPGLHHKDQLRQRVAFALSEILVISAAGMQQRAGFSTSSYYDVLVEDGLGNYRTLLERVTLHPAMGKYLSMLGNEKPDPLLNIRPDENYAREVMQLFSVGLVRLNPNGTPIRVDGKTVPTYGQDTIQGFAHVFTGWSYRDCVRFRHCKASRVDPVREQPMAAYPEFHASAQSKQLLQYPGVALPGGVLAAGGTPESDLRAALDNIFYHPNVGPFIGRQLIQRLVTSNPSRPYVARVAAKFDDNGAGVRGDMKAVVKAILLDPEARTAQAPEHFGKVREPMLRLTHLWRAMNARSRSGRYVARSPDYYQRNLGQYPLGSPSVFNFFRPDFVPMGEMSELRLAAPELSLANDSLMPATNNLWWSLLRSFHTGNPDQPDHAILMDYRRDLPLAADPDALLDRYDLLFLSGQMSPAMRDVLLRRLEDTRNDDGGLARVQLALYLILNSPEYNVQK, encoded by the coding sequence ATGTTGATCGCACGCATCCGCACCGGTGCGCCGGGCTGCGCCGCCATGGCGCTGCTGACGCTCGCCCTGACCGCCTGCGAAAGGCCCGCGCCGACGCCGCCGGGCGCGCGGGAATCGCAGCTTGCCACCCCGCCCCTCGCGGTCACCTCTCAAACCCGGGCGGTATCGGCCACGGCGGTCGAATCCGATGCCGCAGCGGCCCGTTTCCTGGCCCAGGCCACGTTCGGCCCGACCCTGGAAGACATCGCCCACCTGCGCAGTCTGGGCAGCTACGAACGCTGGATCGACGAACAGTTCGCGCAGCCGCCGTCCTCGCACGCGCGGTACCTGCACGTGCTGCAGCCTGACCCGCCCGACACCGGCCTCAGCGACGACCAGCGCCTGGAGGGCTGGCTGCAGATGGCGATGGGCGGGCCGGACGGACTCACCCCGGGCCTGCACCACAAGGACCAACTGCGCCAGCGCGTCGCCTTCGCGCTCAGCGAAATCCTGGTGATTTCCGCCGCCGGCATGCAGCAGCGCGCCGGCTTCTCGACCAGCAGCTACTACGACGTCCTGGTCGAGGACGGCCTGGGCAACTACCGGACCTTGCTCGAGCGGGTGACGTTGCACCCGGCGATGGGCAAGTACTTGTCGATGCTGGGCAACGAGAAGCCCGATCCGCTGCTCAACATCCGCCCCGACGAAAACTACGCACGCGAAGTGATGCAGTTGTTCAGTGTCGGCCTGGTCCGGCTGAATCCGAACGGCACGCCGATCCGGGTCGACGGCAAGACCGTGCCCACCTACGGCCAGGACACGATCCAGGGCTTCGCGCACGTGTTCACCGGCTGGTCCTACCGCGATTGTGTCCGTTTCCGACACTGCAAGGCCAGCCGCGTGGATCCGGTGCGCGAGCAACCGATGGCGGCCTACCCGGAGTTCCACGCCAGCGCCCAATCCAAGCAGTTGCTCCAGTATCCCGGCGTGGCTTTGCCCGGCGGCGTGCTGGCGGCCGGCGGCACGCCCGAGAGCGATCTGCGCGCGGCCCTGGACAACATTTTCTATCACCCCAACGTCGGCCCGTTCATCGGCCGCCAACTGATCCAGCGCCTGGTGACCAGCAATCCCAGCCGTCCCTATGTCGCGCGCGTCGCGGCCAAGTTCGACGACAACGGCGCCGGCGTGCGCGGCGACATGAAGGCCGTGGTCAAGGCCATCCTGCTCGATCCGGAAGCGCGCACCGCGCAGGCGCCGGAGCACTTCGGCAAAGTACGCGAGCCGATGCTGCGCCTGACCCATCTGTGGCGAGCGATGAACGCGCGCAGCCGCAGCGGCCGCTACGTCGCGCGCAGCCCCGACTACTACCAGCGCAATCTCGGCCAGTACCCGCTCGGTTCGCCGTCGGTGTTCAACTTCTTCCGCCCCGACTTCGTGCCGATGGGCGAGATGAGCGAATTGCGCCTGGCCGCCCCGGAGCTGTCGCTGGCCAACGATTCGCTGATGCCGGCCACCAACAACCTGTGGTGGTCGCTGTTGCGGTCGTTCCATACCGGCAACCCCGACCAGCCCGACCACGCGATCCTGATGGATTACCGCCGCGATCTGCCGCTGGCGGCCGACCCGGACGCCCTGCTGGACCGCTACGACCTGTTGTTCCTGTCCGGACAGATGTCGCCGGCGATGCGCGACGTGCTGCTCCGCCGGCTCGAAGACACGCGCAACGACGATGGCGGCCTGGCCCGGGTGCAGCTCGCGCTGTACCTGATTCTCAACTCGCCCGAATACAACGTCCAAAAGTGA
- a CDS encoding TetR/AcrR family transcriptional regulator, with protein sequence MASSHLREGIGTRRSRILRTALECFLNFGYQKSSIDDIARRSGIARTLVYRIFRNKEDVFAAVFEQWLASRHPAARAVAASGASAGERLSAVMELLVIAPWRDMAGAPMAGQYYEICRRLIPEHLDNHRHVLRRCTQTVLGDELAADVFLLSLDGLFANAPTADAVQARVKLLIDRFTAPPALRFGSPGAMPERFPDRRGTTPIPPGGPRSQGLPRPLHRP encoded by the coding sequence ATGGCCTCCTCCCACCTTCGCGAAGGCATCGGTACGCGCCGCTCCCGCATCCTGCGCACCGCGCTCGAGTGCTTCCTGAATTTCGGCTACCAGAAATCGTCGATCGACGACATCGCCCGCCGGTCCGGCATCGCACGCACCCTGGTCTATCGGATTTTCCGCAACAAAGAAGATGTCTTCGCCGCCGTGTTCGAGCAGTGGCTCGCGTCGCGCCATCCGGCCGCGCGCGCGGTCGCCGCGTCCGGCGCAAGCGCGGGCGAACGCCTGAGCGCGGTGATGGAGCTGCTGGTGATCGCGCCCTGGCGAGACATGGCCGGCGCACCGATGGCCGGACAGTATTACGAAATCTGCCGACGGCTGATTCCGGAGCACCTGGACAACCATCGCCACGTCCTGCGCCGATGCACGCAGACCGTGCTCGGCGACGAACTGGCCGCCGACGTCTTTCTGCTGTCGCTCGACGGACTGTTCGCGAACGCACCCACGGCGGACGCGGTCCAGGCGCGGGTCAAGCTGTTGATCGATCGTTTCACCGCTCCGCCCGCACTGCGTTTCGGATCGCCCGGTGCGATGCCGGAACGATTCCCCGACCGGCGCGGAACCACGCCGATACCGCCGGGCGGGCCGCGCAGCCAAGGCCTGCCGCGGCCGCTGCACCGACCCTAG
- a CDS encoding transposase, protein MPSDPIKPRPFQLDDQQWRIVASYLPRQYQARILNNTGDYRAFIEAVLWVVHNNAPWTSIPGGFGSWRAVYVRFLRWVKDEHWIAVERALGLDSPLARGLRERVERYRANNLWRRRRGGVASHEREPGDAGELDVEIAKRWGLLSTG, encoded by the coding sequence ATGCCGTCCGATCCGATCAAGCCGCGGCCGTTCCAGCTCGACGACCAGCAGTGGCGAATCGTGGCTTCGTATCTTCCGCGTCAATACCAGGCGCGGATCCTCAACAACACCGGCGACTACCGCGCCTTCATCGAGGCGGTGTTGTGGGTGGTGCACAACAACGCTCCCTGGACCAGCATTCCGGGCGGGTTCGGTTCCTGGCGGGCGGTTTACGTACGCTTCCTGCGCTGGGTCAAGGACGAGCACTGGATCGCGGTGGAGCGCGCCCTGGGGCTGGATAGCCCGCTCGCGCGCGGGTTGCGCGAACGCGTGGAGCGCTATCGGGCCAACAATCTCTGGCGGCGCAGGCGCGGAGGCGTGGCGTCCCATGAGCGCGAACCGGGCGACGCCGGCGAGCTGGATGTCGAGATCGCCAAGCGCTGGGGCCTGCTGTCGACGGGCTGA
- a CDS encoding DUF1501 domain-containing protein, with protein MDRRTFLGQSLLAAAGGAAAYAVPSGLSRLGAAVHRYGPGRFDDYKALVMVFLNGGNDGFNTVVPLEGAHYERYAAARATLALPASALLPLQPLPGGGASDGARYGLQSALSDDDALGTTGLQRLFGNGAAAVLGNVGTLIRPTDKDAYLGNRVPLPPQLFSHFDQAQYWQISRDDDSRRLGWGGHIADLMTPLDSGAAVPMLISINAAATWARAAELDQYVLHQTGPMPMNPTDAEVRQAMQELVAPDLQAHAMERSYAGSYRRARDVGQSVAEALASVAPPSTPFPATGLGGALRMVAHAIAARNALGHRRQIYSVSLGGFDTHDDQLLEHPLLLSTLSQAMTAFYDATVELGIDRGVTAFTGSDFGRTLSSNGDGSDHGWGSHHFVVGGAVRGGRYYGRMPDLSVDGPDDGGQGRIIPTTSVDQYAATLARWFGVEEGDLDAILPNLRNFPTRDLGFLG; from the coding sequence ATGGATAGACGCACATTCCTCGGTCAGTCGCTGCTGGCCGCCGCCGGCGGCGCCGCCGCCTACGCGGTCCCGTCGGGCCTGAGCCGTCTCGGCGCGGCGGTCCATCGTTACGGCCCCGGCCGCTTCGACGACTATAAAGCGCTGGTGATGGTGTTCCTCAACGGCGGCAACGACGGCTTCAACACCGTGGTGCCGTTGGAAGGCGCCCATTACGAGCGCTACGCCGCGGCGCGCGCCACGCTGGCGCTGCCCGCCTCGGCCTTGCTGCCGTTGCAGCCGTTGCCGGGCGGCGGCGCCTCCGACGGCGCGCGCTACGGCCTGCAGTCGGCGCTGAGCGACGACGACGCCCTCGGCACCACCGGCTTGCAGCGCCTGTTCGGCAACGGCGCCGCCGCGGTGCTGGGCAATGTCGGCACCCTGATCCGGCCGACCGACAAGGACGCTTACCTGGGCAACCGCGTCCCGTTGCCGCCGCAACTGTTCTCCCACTTCGACCAGGCCCAGTACTGGCAGATCTCGCGCGACGACGACAGCCGCCGGCTCGGCTGGGGCGGCCACATCGCCGATCTGATGACCCCGCTCGACAGCGGCGCCGCGGTTCCGATGCTGATCTCGATCAATGCCGCCGCGACCTGGGCGCGCGCCGCCGAACTGGACCAGTACGTGCTGCACCAGACCGGCCCCATGCCGATGAACCCGACCGATGCCGAGGTGCGCCAGGCCATGCAGGAACTGGTCGCGCCGGACCTGCAGGCGCACGCGATGGAGCGCAGCTACGCCGGCTCGTACCGGCGCGCCCGCGACGTCGGCCAGTCGGTGGCCGAAGCCCTGGCCAGCGTGGCGCCGCCGAGCACGCCGTTCCCGGCCACCGGCCTGGGCGGCGCGCTGCGGATGGTCGCCCACGCGATCGCCGCTCGCAACGCGCTGGGCCATCGCCGACAGATCTACAGCGTCTCTTTGGGCGGTTTCGATACGCACGACGACCAGTTGCTGGAACATCCGCTCCTGCTCAGCACGCTGTCGCAGGCGATGACCGCGTTCTACGACGCCACCGTCGAACTCGGCATCGACCGCGGCGTCACCGCGTTCACCGGTTCGGACTTCGGCCGCACGCTGTCCTCCAACGGCGACGGCTCCGATCACGGCTGGGGCTCGCACCATTTCGTCGTCGGCGGCGCCGTGCGCGGCGGCCGCTACTACGGGCGCATGCCGGATCTCAGCGTCGACGGCCCCGACGACGGCGGCCAGGGCCGGATCATTCCGACCACCTCGGTCGATCAGTACGCCGCCACCCTGGCGCGCTGGTTCGGCGTGGAGGAAGGCGACCTCGACGCGATCCTGCCGAACCTGCGCAACTTCCCCACGCGCGACCTCGGCTTCCTGGGCTGA